A genome region from Plasmodium vivax chromosome 11, whole genome shotgun sequence includes the following:
- a CDS encoding variable surface protein Vir4-related (encoded by transcript PVX_124710A), translating to MKESNLKHLPSDKFYVELNNKKVVDISNSCKNFSTLLPQNEKIQTICTQLITNIFYFRDVHSKNGSFLDKHCYDLNYWLHDQLSMFLGRKANNANIYALFTEFKKVWESLINQELFDNTDYICMPKPELFKIPLVKYMKYFLDYLENYETIKNEITTSGEKPNNYCPYISESVQLYHAFKALCSTVLNKYCNKYVKDYTEYNPRTLLHMLSCEGGETSNILHNKGFMPEKLNFQRFNPNSMIPGLSHIPDLPNVLMQSLSGLMENGIGPLNLESLLNTFPSLSNMINSSAYKHVDLVFSVLIFSIEGEEDVDI from the exons ATGAAAGAATCCAATTTAAAGCATTTACCTTCggataaattttatgttgagctgaataataaaaaagttgttGATATTTCTAATAGTTGCAAGAATTTTAGCACACTATTACctcaaaacgaaaaaattcaAACAATTTGCACCCAACtcataacaaatatattttacttcaGAGATGTACATAGTAAAAACGGAAGTTTTTTGGATAAGCATTGTTATGACTTGAATTATTGGTTACATGATCAACTATCTATGTTTTTAGGTCGAAAAGCGAATAATGCAAACATTTATGCTCTCTTTacagaatttaaaaaagtatggGAGTCTCTTATTAATCAAGAATTATTTGATAATACtgattatatatgtatgccgAAACCcgaactttttaaaataccattagtaaaatatatgaaatattttttggattaccttgaaaattatgaaacaattaaaaatgaaattactACGTCTGGTGAAAAACCAAACAATTATTGCCCATATATTTCAGAAAGTGTTCAACTATATCATGCGTTTAAAGCATTATGTTCAACTGTTTTGAATAAATACTGCAACAAATATGTAAAAGATTATACAGAATATAATCCTAGAACGTTATTGCACATGTTATCATGTGAGGGAGGAGAAACAAGTAATATTCTTCATAATAAAGGGTTTATGCCAGAAAAGCTAAATTTTCAACGGTTTAACCCTAACTCAATGATCCCAGGTCTAAGTCACATACCAGATCTTCCAAATGTATTAATGCAGTCTCTGTCTGGTTTAATGGAAAATGGAATTGGCCCATTAAATTTAGAATCTCTTCTTAATACATTTCCATCCTTGTCAAATATGATTAACTCCAGTGCGTATAAGCA TGTAGATCttgttttttctgttttaatattttcaatagaaggagaagaagacgtGGATATTTAA